From Arachis stenosperma cultivar V10309 chromosome 2, arast.V10309.gnm1.PFL2, whole genome shotgun sequence, one genomic window encodes:
- the LOC130960567 gene encoding serine/threonine-protein phosphatase 7 long form homolog isoform X1 — protein MGEPMEEEDRLYRLNRVAHVAGFIDQEPARVISGVRRQQNMPLHERIIPYLETAGLYHLARLNSQWFWVDEPLLSAFIERWRPETHTFHMPFGECTVTLEDVAYQLGLPIDGEPVSGCLSEFENFMEDGRPAWVWFRELFGELPPQNKVKQMTVCYTWFHERFRVLPADATEDIVRIYARAYIMMLLSSQLFADKNANRVHLRWLPYVASLDDLGRYSWGSAALAWLYRCLCRGTNKNVVNLAGPLQLLQSWIFWRFPCLRPSDFNRFGFPLASRWAQYLPRNDAVDQRVVVARLSLDRLRVHDIVWEPYSTPDVAAIVHPEILLDQHRRLWTAVTSLIYFAAIEWHQVDRVMPQFGGVQHLPRLALNIDWLHAKDGRGGDRWFPSYYREWHEHWQDRNASVLPVDRVADPGPSAEYLDWWCRLAHRFLSPDVAFQDPRPIVLTEEAHHRGSSQAPPMVQVVDRPDNRRVDRRRRIGTRTTDREWRWLADQLDEGQGVGGQGGDVDPRVPRRRARRHGQRDGGGRARGRGPSGEYHIGQDAVGEDIGGVGTGMDQGTYEAGGSSQMFEVGGSSQMFADYTTAAVGMDIDDPVSQSEFFRDIADILGEDDGTHYRPQMDEVHSQFAEHQPHVQDVQPGLPVDLNEPAPSPLDPWFALGGTPASAFSVVPPQAQVPQVDERPQRARRAPLCGTGGHLIGQLQDDDSDTIEDSD, from the exons ATGGGAGAACCGATGGAGGAAGAAGACCGGCTGTACCGGTTAAACCGCGTTGCGCATGTGGCTGGATTTATCGACCAAGAG CCTGCTAGGGTTATTAGTGGTGTGAGAAGACAACAGAATATGCCTTTACACGAGCGTATCATACCGTATCTAGAGACGGCGGGCTTATATCACTTGGCTAGGCTGAACAGTCAGTGGTTCTGGGTTGATGAGCCTCTACTTAGCGCATTCATTGAGAGGTGGCGTCCTGAGACCCACACATTCCACATGCCCTTTGGGGAGTGTACGGTCACCTTGGAGGACGTGGCCTATCAGCTGGGTTTACCGATTGATGGTGAGCCTGTGAGTGGGTGCCTTAGTGAGTTTGAGAATTTCATGGAAGATGGAAGACCGGCATGGGTGTGGTTCCGTGAGCTGTTTGGGGAGTTACCTCCGCAGAATAAAGTGAAGCAGATGACAGTGTGCTACACATGGTTCCATGAGCGGTTTCGGGTTTTGCCAGCAGATGCTACTGAGGACATCGTGCGTATATACGCGAGGGCCTATATTATGATGCTGTTGTCATCTCAGCTGTTTGCGGACAAGAACGCCAACCGTGTCCACCTTCGCTGGTTGCCATATGTGGCGTCGTTGGATGACTTGGGTAGATATAGCTGGGGCTCGGCCGCGCTGGCGTGGTTGTACAGATGTCTTTGTCGTGGAACAAACAAAAATGTTGTCAACTTGGCTGGGCCACTTCAGCTTCTACAGTCTTGGATCTTCTGGAGATTTCCTTGTCTGAGGCCAAGTGATTTCAACAGATTCGGGTTTCCACTTGCATCCAG ATGGGCTCAGTATCTACCGAGGAACGATGCAGTAGATCAGCGAGTGGTGGTTGCACGCCTCTCTTTGGATAGATTGCGTGTGCATGAT ATCGTGTGGGAGCCCTATTCCACTCCGGATGTCGCAGCTATTGTTCATCCAGAGATACTACTAGACCAGCACCGCAGGCTATGGACGGCAGTTACGAGTCTCATTTATTTTGCTGCGATTGAGTGGCACCAGGTGGATAGGGTTATGCCTCAGTTCGGCGGGGTTCAGCATCTCCCTCGTTTGGCTCTTAACATAGACTGGCTTCATGCGAAGGACGGCAGGGGTGGAGATAGGTGGTTCCCCTCATATTATCGGGAGTGGCATGAGCATTGGCAGGATCGGAATGCCTCAGTTTTACCCGTTGACCGAGTTGCTGATCCTGGGCCATCAGCTGAGTACCTGGACTGGTGGTGTCGTCTGGCGCACCGATTTCTATCCCCAGATGTTGCATTTCAGGATCCCAGGCCTATTGTGTTGACTGAGGAGGCTCACCATAGAGGGTCATCGCAGGCACCTCCTATGGTGCAGGTAGTCGACAGACCGGACAACCGCCGCGTGGACAGGCGTAGGCGTATCGGCACACGGACGACGGATCGAGAGTGGCGATGGCTGGCCGACCAGTTAGATGAGGGTCAGGGTGTTGGTGGTCAGGGAGGTGATGTTGATCCTCGTGTTCCGAGACGTAGGGCCAGACGACATGGTCAGCGGGATGGTGGTGGACGTGCCCGTGGTAGAGGACCATCTGGAGAGTATCACATTGGTCAGGATGCTGTTGGTGAGGACATTGGTGGTGTGGGCACAGGGATGGATCAGGGTACGTACGAGGCGGGGGGTTCTTCTCAGATGTTTGAGGTGGGGGGTTCTTCTCAGATGTTCGCCGACTATACTACGGCGGCAGTCGGTATGGACATTGATGATCCTGTGAGTCAGTCAGAGTTCTTCAGAGATATAGCAGACATCTTGGGAGAGGATGATGGCACTCATTATAGGCCACAGATGGATGAGGTACATTCACAGTTTGCCGAGCACCAGCCACATGTTCAGGATGTACAGCCAGGTTTGCCGGTTGACCTGAACGAGCCTGCGCCTTCACCATTGGACCCATGGTTCGCGTTGGGAGGTACCCCAGCTTCGGCTTTCAGCGTAGTTCCGCCACAGGCACAGGTGCCACAGGTGGATGAGAGACCACAGAGGGCTCGTCGTGCTCCTTTATGTGGCACTGGAGGTCACCTTATTGGTCAGTTGCAGGATGACGACAGTGACACGATCGAGGACTCTGATTAG
- the LOC130960567 gene encoding serine/threonine-protein phosphatase 7 long form homolog isoform X2, whose product MHVIEYALVEPARVISGVRRQQNMPLHERIIPYLETAGLYHLARLNSQWFWVDEPLLSAFIERWRPETHTFHMPFGECTVTLEDVAYQLGLPIDGEPVSGCLSEFENFMEDGRPAWVWFRELFGELPPQNKVKQMTVCYTWFHERFRVLPADATEDIVRIYARAYIMMLLSSQLFADKNANRVHLRWLPYVASLDDLGRYSWGSAALAWLYRCLCRGTNKNVVNLAGPLQLLQSWIFWRFPCLRPSDFNRFGFPLASRWAQYLPRNDAVDQRVVVARLSLDRLRVHDIVWEPYSTPDVAAIVHPEILLDQHRRLWTAVTSLIYFAAIEWHQVDRVMPQFGGVQHLPRLALNIDWLHAKDGRGGDRWFPSYYREWHEHWQDRNASVLPVDRVADPGPSAEYLDWWCRLAHRFLSPDVAFQDPRPIVLTEEAHHRGSSQAPPMVQVVDRPDNRRVDRRRRIGTRTTDREWRWLADQLDEGQGVGGQGGDVDPRVPRRRARRHGQRDGGGRARGRGPSGEYHIGQDAVGEDIGGVGTGMDQGTYEAGGSSQMFEVGGSSQMFADYTTAAVGMDIDDPVSQSEFFRDIADILGEDDGTHYRPQMDEVHSQFAEHQPHVQDVQPGLPVDLNEPAPSPLDPWFALGGTPASAFSVVPPQAQVPQVDERPQRARRAPLCGTGGHLIGQLQDDDSDTIEDSD is encoded by the exons ATGCATGTGATAGAATATGCCTTAGTAGAG CCTGCTAGGGTTATTAGTGGTGTGAGAAGACAACAGAATATGCCTTTACACGAGCGTATCATACCGTATCTAGAGACGGCGGGCTTATATCACTTGGCTAGGCTGAACAGTCAGTGGTTCTGGGTTGATGAGCCTCTACTTAGCGCATTCATTGAGAGGTGGCGTCCTGAGACCCACACATTCCACATGCCCTTTGGGGAGTGTACGGTCACCTTGGAGGACGTGGCCTATCAGCTGGGTTTACCGATTGATGGTGAGCCTGTGAGTGGGTGCCTTAGTGAGTTTGAGAATTTCATGGAAGATGGAAGACCGGCATGGGTGTGGTTCCGTGAGCTGTTTGGGGAGTTACCTCCGCAGAATAAAGTGAAGCAGATGACAGTGTGCTACACATGGTTCCATGAGCGGTTTCGGGTTTTGCCAGCAGATGCTACTGAGGACATCGTGCGTATATACGCGAGGGCCTATATTATGATGCTGTTGTCATCTCAGCTGTTTGCGGACAAGAACGCCAACCGTGTCCACCTTCGCTGGTTGCCATATGTGGCGTCGTTGGATGACTTGGGTAGATATAGCTGGGGCTCGGCCGCGCTGGCGTGGTTGTACAGATGTCTTTGTCGTGGAACAAACAAAAATGTTGTCAACTTGGCTGGGCCACTTCAGCTTCTACAGTCTTGGATCTTCTGGAGATTTCCTTGTCTGAGGCCAAGTGATTTCAACAGATTCGGGTTTCCACTTGCATCCAG ATGGGCTCAGTATCTACCGAGGAACGATGCAGTAGATCAGCGAGTGGTGGTTGCACGCCTCTCTTTGGATAGATTGCGTGTGCATGAT ATCGTGTGGGAGCCCTATTCCACTCCGGATGTCGCAGCTATTGTTCATCCAGAGATACTACTAGACCAGCACCGCAGGCTATGGACGGCAGTTACGAGTCTCATTTATTTTGCTGCGATTGAGTGGCACCAGGTGGATAGGGTTATGCCTCAGTTCGGCGGGGTTCAGCATCTCCCTCGTTTGGCTCTTAACATAGACTGGCTTCATGCGAAGGACGGCAGGGGTGGAGATAGGTGGTTCCCCTCATATTATCGGGAGTGGCATGAGCATTGGCAGGATCGGAATGCCTCAGTTTTACCCGTTGACCGAGTTGCTGATCCTGGGCCATCAGCTGAGTACCTGGACTGGTGGTGTCGTCTGGCGCACCGATTTCTATCCCCAGATGTTGCATTTCAGGATCCCAGGCCTATTGTGTTGACTGAGGAGGCTCACCATAGAGGGTCATCGCAGGCACCTCCTATGGTGCAGGTAGTCGACAGACCGGACAACCGCCGCGTGGACAGGCGTAGGCGTATCGGCACACGGACGACGGATCGAGAGTGGCGATGGCTGGCCGACCAGTTAGATGAGGGTCAGGGTGTTGGTGGTCAGGGAGGTGATGTTGATCCTCGTGTTCCGAGACGTAGGGCCAGACGACATGGTCAGCGGGATGGTGGTGGACGTGCCCGTGGTAGAGGACCATCTGGAGAGTATCACATTGGTCAGGATGCTGTTGGTGAGGACATTGGTGGTGTGGGCACAGGGATGGATCAGGGTACGTACGAGGCGGGGGGTTCTTCTCAGATGTTTGAGGTGGGGGGTTCTTCTCAGATGTTCGCCGACTATACTACGGCGGCAGTCGGTATGGACATTGATGATCCTGTGAGTCAGTCAGAGTTCTTCAGAGATATAGCAGACATCTTGGGAGAGGATGATGGCACTCATTATAGGCCACAGATGGATGAGGTACATTCACAGTTTGCCGAGCACCAGCCACATGTTCAGGATGTACAGCCAGGTTTGCCGGTTGACCTGAACGAGCCTGCGCCTTCACCATTGGACCCATGGTTCGCGTTGGGAGGTACCCCAGCTTCGGCTTTCAGCGTAGTTCCGCCACAGGCACAGGTGCCACAGGTGGATGAGAGACCACAGAGGGCTCGTCGTGCTCCTTTATGTGGCACTGGAGGTCACCTTATTGGTCAGTTGCAGGATGACGACAGTGACACGATCGAGGACTCTGATTAG
- the LOC130960567 gene encoding serine/threonine-protein phosphatase 7 long form homolog isoform X3 has translation MPLHERIIPYLETAGLYHLARLNSQWFWVDEPLLSAFIERWRPETHTFHMPFGECTVTLEDVAYQLGLPIDGEPVSGCLSEFENFMEDGRPAWVWFRELFGELPPQNKVKQMTVCYTWFHERFRVLPADATEDIVRIYARAYIMMLLSSQLFADKNANRVHLRWLPYVASLDDLGRYSWGSAALAWLYRCLCRGTNKNVVNLAGPLQLLQSWIFWRFPCLRPSDFNRFGFPLASRWAQYLPRNDAVDQRVVVARLSLDRLRVHDIVWEPYSTPDVAAIVHPEILLDQHRRLWTAVTSLIYFAAIEWHQVDRVMPQFGGVQHLPRLALNIDWLHAKDGRGGDRWFPSYYREWHEHWQDRNASVLPVDRVADPGPSAEYLDWWCRLAHRFLSPDVAFQDPRPIVLTEEAHHRGSSQAPPMVQVVDRPDNRRVDRRRRIGTRTTDREWRWLADQLDEGQGVGGQGGDVDPRVPRRRARRHGQRDGGGRARGRGPSGEYHIGQDAVGEDIGGVGTGMDQGTYEAGGSSQMFEVGGSSQMFADYTTAAVGMDIDDPVSQSEFFRDIADILGEDDGTHYRPQMDEVHSQFAEHQPHVQDVQPGLPVDLNEPAPSPLDPWFALGGTPASAFSVVPPQAQVPQVDERPQRARRAPLCGTGGHLIGQLQDDDSDTIEDSD, from the exons ATGCCTTTACACGAGCGTATCATACCGTATCTAGAGACGGCGGGCTTATATCACTTGGCTAGGCTGAACAGTCAGTGGTTCTGGGTTGATGAGCCTCTACTTAGCGCATTCATTGAGAGGTGGCGTCCTGAGACCCACACATTCCACATGCCCTTTGGGGAGTGTACGGTCACCTTGGAGGACGTGGCCTATCAGCTGGGTTTACCGATTGATGGTGAGCCTGTGAGTGGGTGCCTTAGTGAGTTTGAGAATTTCATGGAAGATGGAAGACCGGCATGGGTGTGGTTCCGTGAGCTGTTTGGGGAGTTACCTCCGCAGAATAAAGTGAAGCAGATGACAGTGTGCTACACATGGTTCCATGAGCGGTTTCGGGTTTTGCCAGCAGATGCTACTGAGGACATCGTGCGTATATACGCGAGGGCCTATATTATGATGCTGTTGTCATCTCAGCTGTTTGCGGACAAGAACGCCAACCGTGTCCACCTTCGCTGGTTGCCATATGTGGCGTCGTTGGATGACTTGGGTAGATATAGCTGGGGCTCGGCCGCGCTGGCGTGGTTGTACAGATGTCTTTGTCGTGGAACAAACAAAAATGTTGTCAACTTGGCTGGGCCACTTCAGCTTCTACAGTCTTGGATCTTCTGGAGATTTCCTTGTCTGAGGCCAAGTGATTTCAACAGATTCGGGTTTCCACTTGCATCCAG ATGGGCTCAGTATCTACCGAGGAACGATGCAGTAGATCAGCGAGTGGTGGTTGCACGCCTCTCTTTGGATAGATTGCGTGTGCATGAT ATCGTGTGGGAGCCCTATTCCACTCCGGATGTCGCAGCTATTGTTCATCCAGAGATACTACTAGACCAGCACCGCAGGCTATGGACGGCAGTTACGAGTCTCATTTATTTTGCTGCGATTGAGTGGCACCAGGTGGATAGGGTTATGCCTCAGTTCGGCGGGGTTCAGCATCTCCCTCGTTTGGCTCTTAACATAGACTGGCTTCATGCGAAGGACGGCAGGGGTGGAGATAGGTGGTTCCCCTCATATTATCGGGAGTGGCATGAGCATTGGCAGGATCGGAATGCCTCAGTTTTACCCGTTGACCGAGTTGCTGATCCTGGGCCATCAGCTGAGTACCTGGACTGGTGGTGTCGTCTGGCGCACCGATTTCTATCCCCAGATGTTGCATTTCAGGATCCCAGGCCTATTGTGTTGACTGAGGAGGCTCACCATAGAGGGTCATCGCAGGCACCTCCTATGGTGCAGGTAGTCGACAGACCGGACAACCGCCGCGTGGACAGGCGTAGGCGTATCGGCACACGGACGACGGATCGAGAGTGGCGATGGCTGGCCGACCAGTTAGATGAGGGTCAGGGTGTTGGTGGTCAGGGAGGTGATGTTGATCCTCGTGTTCCGAGACGTAGGGCCAGACGACATGGTCAGCGGGATGGTGGTGGACGTGCCCGTGGTAGAGGACCATCTGGAGAGTATCACATTGGTCAGGATGCTGTTGGTGAGGACATTGGTGGTGTGGGCACAGGGATGGATCAGGGTACGTACGAGGCGGGGGGTTCTTCTCAGATGTTTGAGGTGGGGGGTTCTTCTCAGATGTTCGCCGACTATACTACGGCGGCAGTCGGTATGGACATTGATGATCCTGTGAGTCAGTCAGAGTTCTTCAGAGATATAGCAGACATCTTGGGAGAGGATGATGGCACTCATTATAGGCCACAGATGGATGAGGTACATTCACAGTTTGCCGAGCACCAGCCACATGTTCAGGATGTACAGCCAGGTTTGCCGGTTGACCTGAACGAGCCTGCGCCTTCACCATTGGACCCATGGTTCGCGTTGGGAGGTACCCCAGCTTCGGCTTTCAGCGTAGTTCCGCCACAGGCACAGGTGCCACAGGTGGATGAGAGACCACAGAGGGCTCGTCGTGCTCCTTTATGTGGCACTGGAGGTCACCTTATTGGTCAGTTGCAGGATGACGACAGTGACACGATCGAGGACTCTGATTAG